From Halorussus salinus:
TGTCTTGAGCCGCGAGAACAGGTTTCTGGGCCTGTATGGACGTTTTCTCGGGGTGCAATCTAGGAGTTCTAACACAGCCAGAAGTTCGGCAAACAGTCCCTGAAGAACCGCAATTGAGCCAGTAACTGGGTGTTACGGGGGCGATCTAATTGAACTGTCTTGTCGTATTATATACATAGGGATAGTTGATACAGTCCGAGTAGATAGAGGGGAGAATTTACAATGGAGATAAAAAACCACTTAAAGAATCCGGTGAGCAAGAAAGCCAATCGATGTCGCGTGACGACATCTTCCACCTCCTCCGGAATCGACGACGCCGATATGCACTCCACTATCTCAAGCGAGAAGAAGCTCTACCCATCGCCGACATCGCCGAGCAAGTTGCCGCATGGGAAAACGGCGTGTCCATAGAAGCCGTATCCTCGACGCAACGAAAGCACGTGTACAACTCACTCCAGCAGACCCACCTCCCGAAACTCGCCGACAGCGGAATCATCAAATATCAGCCCCGCAACGGCATGGCCAAAGTTACTGAGCGCGCCGAACGACTTGATGTCTACCTCGAAGTTGTTCCCGATCGTGACATTCCATGGAGTAGCTATTATCTTGGCCTCGGGGCGGTCTCGCTCGCACTCACGTCCGCGGTCTGGGTTGACGCGATAATCATCTCCCAACTTCCGCCCGTCGCATGGATGACGTTCATTTCCGTAGCGATCGTCTTTTCGGCCGCAGTCAACGTATATTACCAGCGAGACGACCTCCTCGGCGAACACGAACGACCGCCGGAACTCAGAGGTGACAATTGATGACTCACCGATGGCTATGGACTGCCATTGCACTGGTAGGTACGGTTCTACTCGTCACAGCAACCGGCGGCTTCAGCGCGGGCCAAATCGACCGACCGGTCTCAATAACAGTCGCTGAAAACCCCGAAAACGCCATCGTCGGGCTCTCGGGATCAGACAATGTCACGGTAACCTACGGAAGTTCGAACGACACAAAGCAGCCTACCGTAGAGTTGTTCACCGTCACAAACAACTTCGAGAGTTCGTTTGAATTCTCGATTCAAATCGTCGGCGATACAAATACCCCTCCGGACCATCAGAGTCTCTCGGCAGAGAAATATTCGTTAGCACCCGGAGAAAGCACGAAAGTGACCGCGAACGTGGTTTGTAGTTCACAAGAAACCGAAACGTGGACAATCTATCTCGAAGTCAGTAGTTCAGGAGTTGAGGCGGAGATTCAGCATGATATTTCTATAGTTTGTGCCGGGCCCACTTCCACAGGCTAACCGACTTCTACCGAGCCCAATCCGACTACAAGAAATCGAGCAAAAATCCCTATTCTTTCTTTATGAGGTGATATAGGGATTGTTTGGAGATTCCGTCACGCTCGCTGGGCTATACTCGAGTTTTCCATCTCTATAATGAGCCTCCGTGACTGTAGTTCCGTCTACAAACAGGGTAGCAGACGTTGTTCGGAGATTAGCAAAAGCCTGATCACCAGCGAGAATGGCTGCCTGACCTAGATTCATATTACCATTCGATTTGAGAGTAATGCTCTTACCGTTGTAATTCTCGTTGTTGACCTCTGCTGCTTGTGCGATTAATGCTCCGCCACGTGCATCAATCGTGACCGTACTCGACGCTAATATCTCTCCATTTGAAATATCAACCCCTTCATTTGCAGTGACCTTGATTTCTTGCCCATTTACAGCAGTGCTGTCTAACGTCGCTCCTTGAGCGGTCACTGACCCTCCTTGCGCATCAATCGTGATCGTACTCGAAGATTTGAATACAGAATCCTCAATATCTATAGCCTCATTTCCTCGGAGCGTGATTTTCTTCCCGTTTGTGCCAGTACTATCTACGGTGATATCCGTACTAGAGAGAGTGCCCTTTTTAGCGTCTAAGAGAATGTTCCCATTATCCGTCTCAAGATCCGTCTCAACTATTACACCCTCTCCCGCAAGGTCAATATTCCCATAACCATTAACAGAAATTTCACCAATGCTGTCTGGAATCACTAATTGATCCGAGCCAGCATTATATTGACCATCGCTGACCTCTGCAGTCGGAATTTGTTGGTCAGTTCCACTATCATAATTCCCGTCTTTATTCACGTCCCGATAGGCAAAGCCGGGGTCAGCAAGCCCAGAGTTTTGGTTCATGCCAGTTACGGTGATATTGATTGCATCGCTAGTGCCACCGCTACCGACGTAAACACCGACTGTCCCATTTTTCTTCGCTTTCAGAGTTATTTCAGCTACTCCATTTGAGTCAGTCGCTTGGTCAGATGAGGTGATAGTTGCCACTGACGAATTTGTGACTCCAAAGTGGACGTCCATCCCCTCCAATTGTGGCGTCGTAAGTGCGCTGAGAGCGAGTTTGTTATCAGAATCATTGTTAACATCCCAGTCGCAATTATCTGCGTCGCAATTAGGTTTCGTTCCTGATTGACTGGATGGATTCTGCCAATTGATTTCAAACGCGGTCGAGGAGTTGTCGCTGGTTTCGGTGCCAGAATGTGATACATTAACGTTTGGTGTCTGACCTGTACCAACAACTGCACATTGTACGTTCCACGTTGTATTGGCTAACTCCAATTGCACGCGTTGTGGGGCAGTCTGTTGGGCCGCCACAAAATTGGATTCACTTTCGAGGGCTTCTTCCCATTTGCCAGCTGGAAGTGCCGTCGGTATCGTCAATGTGACTGGTCCACTGACTTTCGTGTATCCTGTCTCTGCACCATAGAAATCGACCGATATCGGTCCACTCCGTGTTTGTGAGAACTCATCTGAGAGTGGATAGAGGTTAATGGTAGACCCTTGGATGAGTGTAGGTTCGTTTTCAAAAATAATAGTCCCATCTGGCGTCTCTCGATAGAACACTGTATTTTCGTATTTAAATAACGGAGCTTCAGATCCAGACAGATAATTGTAATTCATTTTGAATTGAATTGATCGTGTTTGCACTGGCGCCTCACGCCCACAAACTTCGGCAATATCGAGGCTGGTTGAAGAGATCTCGCCACTAGACAACTTCTCTGCTTTGAGTTCGCCATACGGTGGTGGTGGGTTTAAAAAGAAAGCCCGTGTTGGGTACGTTGTACTGGCCTTGATTGTCGTTGAGCGAGTTGTTCCGGTTTCGGCTGCATTAACAAAATTCGATCGGAGTTGTGTCATATCTTCTTGGACGTCAATGTAGTGAGCGAATTCACGCTCGGTATTCTCCGACGGCACTACTTGTGCTTGCCAAAGTGACATCAAGATAACTAGGACCGCAAAAATGAGGACAACTCCGACTTGCTCACTTACTCCACGATTGTCCTCGCGAAATGACACAGGTCCCTGGTTTCTGTTGAGTTGATAAAATCCTATTGGTGTTCGTGTACTGCCAATCAACTGTTTGTTATTTCGATAAAGTTAGAAATGTCTGGAGGTCTTCAAGACTGGGGAGAGTGTATAGGAGCCAATAGAGAAGACAGAGAGTTCTGAAATAGTATGGTGTATTAGACAATACTGTCCAATCATCTATGAGTAAGAAAAAGCTAGCAAAAAGGAATCCAATGACTGTCGGCGCAATTGCCATTAGTCGAATACCTGACTTCCAGCTCGTTTGGTCGTCAAAGTTTATCGAGACTCGAAGCGGAAGCCATGACTGAACGCCGAATGTTGGCTGTCCTACTAAATACGCAATGGTGAGATGTGTTGCTTCATGTAGAAAAATCACACTAACCCCAATTAATGTGAAAATTATAGCCGATTTAATTGTATTCATATGAAATATTTGTTTGCGCTAAATTTTTATATTCTATTACTTATATGTTTGTCGGTCTTTGTATAAGATATCTGTGAGAGGGAGGTTGCTGATATCAAATCTCAGATAAATTAGACTCGCTCTGCGAGTGAATATCGATTTCGATGAACGTTTATATAAAAGGTATTACCATGTGAGTGTGGCCGTTGTAAAAGGAACTACTGCAACGAGTCACGCCATATAACATAAATAGAGGCACTCGGATGGCAGTAAACGTGTAAGCTACCACGGCCTAAAGGCCGTGGCATTCAGCATGGACTCCCACTCTAACCGAAGTCGGCACGGGAACGACCCCGTTCGTGGTCAACATCCCGCTGTTCAAGCGCACGCCTACGGGTGCGCCTCCCTCGCCCCCAGTTTGGTTGCGAAGGAGTTTCAGACCGATGTTCTTCGCCGCGTTGTAGTCCGCGTGGTTTTCGTATCCGCACGAGTGGCACGAAAACGTCTCTCGGTGGCGGTTATCCTCATGGGTAAATCCGCACTCCGAACACCGTTGGGACGTGTACTGCGGGGTAATCTGTTCGACCAAGATGCCACGTGCTTGGGCTTTGTACTCGACGTAACCGTATAAACGTCGGAACGCCCACTCGTGGAATTTTCGTGTCCGAGGCATCCGGTCACGAATGTCGGTCAGATTCTCAAACGCGATGTACGAACAGCCGTTCTCGACCGCTTCGGCGACAAGTTCGTTCGCTACTCGATGGAGATACTGTTCAAACCGCCCCGTTTCGGTGCGTCCAACCGATTGGACGTTTTCATGCGCCCATCGCGTCCCGCATTCCTGCAACGATTTTCGGCGTTCGACGTACTCCGTTCGCCAATGGGTCAGTTCGTCGGTTGTCCAGAACGTCCCCGTCGAAGTGACGGCGATGTTCTCAACCCCGAGGTCAACACCGAGAACCGTTCCGTTCTCGGGGCGGTCGGGGGCGTCCACATCCGCCTTTGTTCGGATGTGGAGGTAGAATGATCCATTGCGATAATGGAGTGTTGCGCCCGTCGTCTCGTAGTTGTCGTTCAATAGATATCTCGATTGGGGCGTATCGCGGTGTTCGTCGGGCAACACGTACTCGGCGGTGATGCGCCCATCGACAGTTGCCAGCGTCGCGTGGTCGTCGTTGAACGTCGCGTTTCGCGGGTTGTACTCGCAAGACGGCGTCGTGAACGTCGGCAACGAGGCGTACCTGCCTTGCTTCCATTTGGCGATGGTCGCTTTGAGTGCGTCTACGGCACGGTCGCGGGCCGATTGGACGTGGTTGCTGTGCAAGTCGGTTCGGTCACGCACGTGGCTGTACGTCTTGTCGTGGAGAACCGATTTGCGAGTTTCGACCCATTCGCCCTTGGAGGCCACGTCTACGACGTAGTTCGCGGAATCGAGGAACTGTTGTATCGTCTCACGAAGAAGGTTCGCGTCACTCTCGGTCACATCGAGTTTGACCGGGACAGTGCGCCGGACCTCCATATACATCACAAAACGCACTATGTACTTAAATATTAATATAGGGTTGGGGAATCAGCCAACCATCGCCAGTGGAATAGTCAATAGTTGTCGATTTCCTCCCGCATCTAAAGGTACGGGTATCCACCTTGCGTCTCTATGACACAGCAGGTATGAGTTATCGGTGGACAAGCTCGGACTGCCGTTCTCGAACCGGAATCCCGGCCCGGTTCTCACACAATGTAGGTATACACAAACAGCAGAAACCACTACTCCTTGACTACTCGCAAGTCCTCAATCCGAGGATTCGCTGAGACACCCGCTAATAAGACGAGTATCTTGAGTTGTGTTCCACCCTGCATCGGAGCATCACCACTTCGTAACTCTGTAGATGAAATCTCTTTGAAGAGCCACGCTCGGCCGTCAGCAATAGCCTCTCCATGAAGCCAAGCCGGTGGACCAGAAACAATCAATAAACCACTCTCTACAGTCGATAAATTACATTCCATGGTGAGTTTTCCCTTCACCGCTCGGCGTAGCGTGGTCTCAACTGCCTTAATCGCTTTTACATCATCAACGGCCTCATCCTCTTTCTCTGCACCAAGCAGACGTTCGCGAATATTATCTAAAATCGACCCAGTCTGTTTTTCGGAATCAGTTTGGAGGTCTTGCTTGGCATACCCGATTGTCGCCAGACCATTCTGTTCGAGTGTTGTAATAATCTCGCTCGCGTCGATGACGCGCTCACCGACAGCTGAAGCCGTTTCAGCTTCGCCAGCAGCAAAGAGCGTGCCGAGTCGTTCAGCCAGCACAGTGTTCAACTCAGCACTGTTCTCAGAGATTGTTTCGCCTCTCCCAATCCAGTTATCGTTATCAAAGACGATTTGGGCATCGGCGACTTCACCGAGCGTTTTGAGTCCACGAGCCGTGTTTTCAGACGGAACCGATTCGCTACTAGCAGGAAGGACAGAAATAGCATAGAGTGGGATCTCGAAGATTTCTCGGAGCGCTTGCACCAAATGAGGTGTTGCACCTGAGCCTGTGCCACCTCCGAGTCCCGCCACAACAAAAATGGCACTAGTCTCAGACGTGATTGCAGTCCCAATTTCACGCCGTACTTCTGAGAGGTCCTCTTTGATGGCGGCAGTACCACTTTCCCGATCGCCATCTGTCCCAGTCCCATGTGTCTCAAGATGACCAAGTTTGTGGCGTGCCTCGTCGGGGATTGTCGTGAGCTCGGATAGAGCTTCAAAGTCGGTGTCGAGGACCTGAGCGGCCGTGAGATACGATATTGAGCGACGGTTATTATCTTGGGCGAGGGCATCGACAATCCGGCCACCTGCACCGCCGACACCAATAGCTGCGACCTTCATTATACGTATCTGTTCGAGGAGTAGAACTTAAACTCTCCCCGTGAACCGACATCTCATTTCTGGCCATCAACCACCAGCTCAGATATTGTCACAAGATTAGTCCGTGATACGACCCCAAATCGAATTGAGACCGGGCATTCCTGTAGCAATCCACACACAAATGGCTACTCCGAACAGGAGGAATTGCGCGATTACATATGGCTCAAAACTGAACGCCATGAAGTGCTCCATGAACGAGGTATCGCTTGGATACGGTGGTGACGGAAGCACTGGCCAGAGGAGGTACGTCGTC
This genomic window contains:
- a CDS encoding DUF7344 domain-containing protein produces the protein MSRDDIFHLLRNRRRRYALHYLKREEALPIADIAEQVAAWENGVSIEAVSSTQRKHVYNSLQQTHLPKLADSGIIKYQPRNGMAKVTERAERLDVYLEVVPDRDIPWSSYYLGLGAVSLALTSAVWVDAIIISQLPPVAWMTFISVAIVFSAAVNVYYQRDDLLGEHERPPELRGDN
- a CDS encoding RNA-guided endonuclease InsQ/TnpB family protein, whose protein sequence is MEVRRTVPVKLDVTESDANLLRETIQQFLDSANYVVDVASKGEWVETRKSVLHDKTYSHVRDRTDLHSNHVQSARDRAVDALKATIAKWKQGRYASLPTFTTPSCEYNPRNATFNDDHATLATVDGRITAEYVLPDEHRDTPQSRYLLNDNYETTGATLHYRNGSFYLHIRTKADVDAPDRPENGTVLGVDLGVENIAVTSTGTFWTTDELTHWRTEYVERRKSLQECGTRWAHENVQSVGRTETGRFEQYLHRVANELVAEAVENGCSYIAFENLTDIRDRMPRTRKFHEWAFRRLYGYVEYKAQARGILVEQITPQYTSQRCSECGFTHEDNRHRETFSCHSCGYENHADYNAAKNIGLKLLRNQTGGEGGAPVGVRLNSGMLTTNGVVPVPTSVRVGVHAECHGL
- a CDS encoding tubulin/FtsZ family protein is translated as MKVAAIGVGGAGGRIVDALAQDNNRRSISYLTAAQVLDTDFEALSELTTIPDEARHKLGHLETHGTGTDGDRESGTAAIKEDLSEVRREIGTAITSETSAIFVVAGLGGGTGSGATPHLVQALREIFEIPLYAISVLPASSESVPSENTARGLKTLGEVADAQIVFDNDNWIGRGETISENSAELNTVLAERLGTLFAAGEAETASAVGERVIDASEIITTLEQNGLATIGYAKQDLQTDSEKQTGSILDNIRERLLGAEKEDEAVDDVKAIKAVETTLRRAVKGKLTMECNLSTVESGLLIVSGPPAWLHGEAIADGRAWLFKEISSTELRSGDAPMQGGTQLKILVLLAGVSANPRIEDLRVVKE